One segment of Chionomys nivalis chromosome 1, mChiNiv1.1, whole genome shotgun sequence DNA contains the following:
- the LOC130887534 gene encoding peptidyl-prolyl cis-trans isomerase A-like has protein sequence MVNPTVFFDIAADEEPLGCVSFKLFADKVPKTAENFRALSTGEKGFGYKASSFHRIIPGFTCQGGGFTRHNGTGGRSIYREKFENENFILKHTGPGILSTANAGPNTNGCQFFICTTKTEWLDRKHVVFGKVKEGMNIVKAMERFGSRNGKTSKKITISDCGQL, from the coding sequence ATGGTCAACCCAACCGTGTTCTTCGACATCGCGGCCGATGAAGAGCCCTTGGGCTGTGTCTCCTTCAAGCTGTTTGCAGACAAagttccaaagacagcagaaaactttcgtgctctgagcactggagagaaaggatttggATATAAGGCTTCTTCCTTTCACAGGATTATTCCAGGATTCACGTGCCAGGGTGGTGGCTTCACACGCCATAATGGCACTGGCGGCAGATCCATCTACAGAGAAAAATTTGAGAATGAGAACTTCATCCTGAAGCATACAGGTCCTGGCATCTTGTCCACGGCAAATGCTGGACCAAACACAAACGGTTGCCAGTTTTTTATCTGCACCACCAAGACTGAGTGGCTGGATCGCAAACATGTGGTCTTTGGGAAGGTGAAAGAAGGCATGAACATTGTGAAAGCCATGGAGCGTTTTGGGTCCAGGAATGGCAAGACCAGCAAGAAGATCACCATTTCCGACTGTGGACAGCTCTAA